The proteins below come from a single Mya arenaria isolate MELC-2E11 chromosome 8, ASM2691426v1 genomic window:
- the LOC128243960 gene encoding iroquois-class homeodomain protein irx-5-like, protein MTMSYMTALSHAVSAGGQLPMGSGLPPATQSYMSRVPSLPEAAYTAAQMYPGQRAVDNGANSYPAMSSGGLKSASSLGQHYFVDSMMNPHPYSSLYPGFDMSSVRRKNATRETTGPLKAWLSQHRKNPYPTKGEKVMLAIATRMTLTQVSTWFANARRRMKKGISSEDEEENKESDDVRSRSGSLSSRLSQTSSEADISRDSDTSRELDQSDTDDVIVASRPVKKCVQRLVYPDLRPDFSLDPSSSPKSLPDRQTVSNTDRLPPMTEMMTSLQYKTGPVTVLTSERLAPPTTSISESQKPKIWSISEIVNTANKTVETHQSYSTGATHDYANTYSVYNNQGYPSNGATDYFGSYMNMLYGSGHMIDHVTNNTVQTSDTVQYL, encoded by the exons ATGACGATGTCTTACATGACTGCCTTATCGCATGCAGTGTCCGCAGGCGGACAA CTGCCGATGGGTTCCGGATTACCGCCTGCAACCCAGTCCTACATGTCACGTGTGCCAAGTCTACCGGAAGCCGCGTACACAGCGGCCCAGATGTATCCCGGTCAGAGAGCCGTAGACAACGGTGCAAACTCGTACCCC GCAATGTCCAGTGGCGGTTTGAAGTCTGCGAGCTCCCTCGGACAACACTACTTTGTGGACTCCATGATGAATCCGCACCCATATAGTTCACT GTATCCAGGTTTCGACATGAGCTCCGTTCGTCGTAAGAACGCCACCCGTGAGACCACTGGGCCACTTAAAGCCTGGCTAAGTCAGCACCGGAAGAACCCGTATCCAACCAAAGGTGAAAAGGTCATGCTCGCTATAGCAACGCGGATGACCTTGACTCAGGTGTCCACGTGGTTCGCGAACGCTCGCAGGCGCATGAAGAAAGGCATCAGCAGTGAGGATGAGGAAGAGAATAAAGAGAGTGATGATG TTCGATCCCGAAGCGGAAGTCTTTCCAGCCGCCTCTCTCAGACCAGCAGCGAGGCCGACATCTCGCGAGATTCCGACACTTCACGAGAACTGGACCAATCTGACACCGATGATGTTATTGTCGCAAGCCGCCCCGTCAAGAAATGCGTACAGCGACTCGTTTACCCAGATTTGCGCCCAGATTTCTCACTCGACCCATCTAGTTCACCCAAAAGCTTGCCCGATCGTCAAACTGTGTCAAACACTGACCGACTTCCACCGATGACTGAAATGATGACGTCACTTCAGTACAAAACCGGACCCGTAACTGTTCTGACATCAGAAAGACTTGCACCTCCAACAACAAGTATCAGCGAGTCTCAAAAACCTAAAATCTGGTCTATCTCAGAGATTGTGAACACCGCAAATAAAACAGTAGAAACTCACCAATCTTACTCGACAGGGGCCACACACGATTATGCAAATACTTACTCAGTTTACAACAATCAGGGTTACCCATCCAATGGGGCAACAGACTACTTCGGATCTTACATGAACATGTTATACGGCAGTGGTCACATGATAGATCACGTGACAAACAACACTGTTCAGACCTCGGATACAGTACagtatttgtaa
- the LOC128243961 gene encoding iroquois-class homeodomain protein IRX-3-like: MSYMTALSHAVSAAGQLPMGSGLPPATQGYMSRVPSLPEAAYTAAQMYPGQRAVDNGANSYPAMSSGGLKSASSLGQHYFVDSMMNPHPYSSLYPGFDMSSVRRKNATRETTGPLKAWLSQHRKNPYPTKGEKVMLAIATRMTLTQVSTWFANARRRMKKDISSDEEEENKESDDVRSRSGSLSSRLSQTSSEADISRDSDTSRELDQSDTDDIIVSSRPVKKCVQRLFSPDLRPDFSIDPSSSPESLPERQTVSITDRLPPMTEMMTSFQYKTGPVTVLTSERLAPPTTSISESQKPKIWSISEIMNTANKTVETHQSYSTGATHDYANTYSVYNNQGYPSNGATDYFGSYMNMLYGSGQATNNTAQTSDPVQYL; this comes from the exons ATGTCTTACATGACTGCCTTATCACATGCAGTTTCCGCAGCCGGACAA CTACCGATGGGTTCCGGATTACCGCCTGCGACCCAGGGCTACATGTCACGTGTGCCCAGTCTTCCGGAAGCCGCGTACACAGCAGCCCAGATGTATCCCGGTCAGAGAGCCGTAGACAACGGCGCAAACTCGTACCCC GCAATGTCCAGTGGCGGTTTGAAGTCTGCGAGTTCCCTCGGACAACACTACTTTGTGGACTCCATGATGAATCCGCACCCATATAGTTCACT GTACCCAGGTTTCGACATGAGCTCTGTCCGACGTAAGAACGCCACCCGTGAGACCACTGGGCCACTTAAAGCCTGGCTAAGTCAGCACCGGAAGAACCCGTATCCAACGAAAGGTGAAAAGGTCATGCTCGCTATAGCAACGCGGATGACCTTGACTCAGGTGTCCACGTGGTTCGCGAACGCTCGCAGGCGCATGAAGAAAGACATCAGCAGTGATGAAGAAGAAGAGAATAAAGAGAGTGATGATG TTCGATCCCGAAGCGGAAGTCTTTCCAGCCGCCTCTCTCAGACCAGCAGCGAGGCCGACATCTCGCGAGATTCCGACACTTCACGAGAACTGGACCAATCTGACACCGACGATATTATTGTCTCAAGCCGCCCCGTCAAGAAATGCGTACAGCGTCTGTTTTCCCCAGATTTGCGCCCAGATTTCTCAATCGATCCATCTAGTTCACCCGAAAGCTTGCCAGAGCGTCAAACTGTGTCAATCACTGACCGACTTCCGCCGATGACTGAAATGATGACGTCATTTCAGTACAAAACCGGACCCGTAACTGTTCTGACATCAGAAAGACTTGCACCTCCCACAACAAGTATCAGCGAATCTCAAAAACCTAAAATCTGGTCTATCTCAGAGATTATGAACACCGCAAATAAAACAGTAGAAACTCACCAATCTTACTCGACAGGGGCCACACACGACTATGCAAATACTTACTCAGTTTACAACAACCAGGGCTACCCATCCAATGGGGCTACAGACTACTTCGGTTCTTACATGAACATGTTATACGGTAGTGGTCAAGCGACAAACAACACTGCCCAGACCTCGGATCCAGTacagtatttataa
- the LOC128245082 gene encoding uncharacterized protein F13E9.13, mitochondrial-like, whose product MATSRVTQKSVLTKFRSNIIGMIHLLANPGTPGFQGSVQGIIARAEREAQIYKMAGVDSVLIENMHDIPYQHSGDVGPEVVSMMTSAAVRVRKAFDSGPVGVQILAGANNQALAVALATGLDYIRAEGFVFSHVADEGLMHACAGPLLRYRRHIGAENVAVFTDIKKKHSAHSITADVDIMETARAAQFFRSDGVIVTGTSTGAAVSTTELNDVQKAVSIPVLVGSGVTIQNYQEYKSATGLIIGSYFKKGHHWSEEIDETVLADFMDMVRSHEQ is encoded by the exons ATGGCGACCTCCAGAGTGACACAGAAATCTGTGTTAACAAAATTTAGATCAAATATCATAGGAATGATTCATTTGTTAGCAAATCCAG GTACCCCTGGCTTCCAGGGTTCTGTTCAGGGCATCATCGCGCGGGCTGAGAGAGAAGCGCAGATATACAAAATGGCTGGAGTT GACAGTGTTTTGATCGAAAATATGCACGACATCCCGTATCAACACTCGGGCGACGTTGGGCCGGAAGTTGTCTCCATGATGACTTCAGCGGCCGTCAGGGTCAGAAAGGCATTTGACTCGGGACCTGTAGGCGTCCAGATACTTGCTGGAGCGAATAACCAGGCACTCGCTGTGGCACTGGCAACTG gaCTGGACTATATTCGCGCAGAGGGATTTGTTTTCAGTCATGTGGCTGACGAGGGATTGATGCACGCATGCGCAGGACCGCTACTCCGATACAGACGACACATTGGCGCCGAAAATGTCGCAGTTTTTACAGacattaaaaagaaacatag TGCCCACAGCATCACTGCCGACGTAGACATAATGGAGACCGCGAGAGCCGCCCAGTTCTTCCGGTCTGACGGCGTCATTGTCACCGGCACTTCCACAGGCGCGGCCGTCAGCACCACCGAACTCAACG ATGTACAGAAGGCTGTGAGCATTCCTGTATTGGTTGGGTCCGGTGTGACGATTCAAAACTACCAGGAATATAAATCCGCTACCGGATTGATCATCGGTTCATATTTCAAGAAAGGTCACCATTGGTCAGAGGAAATCGACGAAACTGTGCTAGCGGACTTCATGGATATGGTCCGGTCACATGAACAATAG
- the LOC128245080 gene encoding G1/S-specific cyclin-E-like produces the protein MCGHSTKMSRKSSRMSSRSKTSNQVSICNKVSRKRKAEEELEGAMECNKRRQSQSFRIENQWVAISETTAVTTCSIVPSPESSPSRLDFTSHKLGSHFRFQNYFTTPVELRDSPLPQLDWADSRQVWQTMLRKELNYVRDQNLFDKHPALHARMRAILLDWLIEVCEVYKLHRETFYLATDFLDRFLTTQSNILKHQLQLLGITCLFIAAKLEEIYPPKLVEFAYVTDGACTEDEILDQELIILKAIKWDLSPVTANGWLNVYLQVSNAEQIRGGEHGFVFPQYSSHAFVQIVRLLDLCMLDIESLQFQYSVLAAAALYHNSSKELALSVSGYKWLDILPCVQWMAPFAVSVRELGQTAVKFFPNIQSEDSHIIQTHVVDIQLLEKAQLRRDEIVFADQGSPPDLQAQVITQLTPPSDKKGNISPLCEKIRVSPSCDDKENYIPASPETPDLTAHS, from the exons ATGTGTGGACACAGCACCAAAATGTCAAGAAAAAG CTCACGAATGTCTTCCAGATCGAAAACCAGTAATCAAGTGTCAATATGCAATAAAGTATCCAGAAAACGAAAAGCTGAAGAG GAATTAGAAGGCGCAATGGAATGTAATAAGAGGAGACAGTCTCAGTCATTTAGAATAGAG AACCAATGGGTTGCAATTTCGGAAACAACTGCTGTTACCACATGCTCAATAGTACCCAGTCCTGAATCATCTCCCAGCAGGCTAGATTTTACAAGTCATAAGCTTGGCTCTCATTTCCGATTCCAAAACTATTTCACGACACCTGTTGAGTTACGAGATTCACCACTACCTCAGTTAGACTGGGCTGACTCACGTCAAGTCTGGCAGACTATGTTACGGAAAGAACTGAACTATGTGCGAGATcaaaatttgtttgataaacatcCAGCACTCCATGCAAGAATGAGGGCAATACTTCTGGATTGGTTAATAGAA GTTTGTGAAGTGTATAAGCTACACCGCGAAACATTTTACCTGGCCACTGATTTCCTTGATCGATTCCTGACCACCCAGAGTAACATACTGAAACATCAGCTCCAGCTTCTCGgcattacatgtttatttattgctGCTAAGCTTGag GAAATCTACCCTCCTAAGCTGGTTGAGTTTGCCTATGTGACGGATGGGGCATGTACGGAAGATGAAATTCTTGACCAAGAACtcatcattttaaag GCTATCAAATGGGACTTGTCTCCTGTGACTGCAAACGGCTGGCTCAATGTCTACCTCCAAGTGTCGAACGCCGAACAGATAAGGGGCGGTGAACACGGCTTTGTCTTCCCACAGTACTCCTCACATGCATTTGTACAGATTGTGCGG TTACTGGACCTGTGTATGCTGGATATTGAGAGCCTGCAGTTTCAGTACAGCGTCCTGGCAGCGGCCGCCCTCTACCATAACTCATCCAAGGAACTAGCACTTTCAGTCTCTG GTTATAAATGGCTGGACATACTCCCATGTGTGCAGTGGATGGCTCCGTTTGCTGTGTCTGTCCGGGAACTGGGACAAACAGCAGTGAAATTCTTCCCTAACATCCAGTCAGAAGATTCccacatcatacaaacacatgttgtCGACATTCAGCTATTG GAAAAAGCCCAGCTGCGTCGTGATGAGATTGTATTTGCTGACCAAGGAAGTCCGCCCGATCTTCAAGCCCAGGTGATCACACAGCTGACCCCGCCTAGCGACAAGAAAGGCAACATTTCCCCATTGTGCGAGAAGATCCGAGTTTCCCCATCCTGCGATGATAAGGAGAATTATATTCCCGCGTCACCTGAAACCCCGGATCTTACAGCACATAGCTGA